In the genome of Flavobacterium panacagri, one region contains:
- the lpxK gene encoding tetraacyldisaccharide 4'-kinase, with amino-acid sequence MNLLRKILFPFAILYGFITSVRNFLFDKGVLKSTSFNLSVIAVGNLSVGGTGKTPQIEYLIRLLSDKYKVATLSRGYKRKSEGFVLADQNSNAEILGDEPFQFYQKFSNVMVAVDANRTNGIQQLLSQNEKPDVILLDDAYQHRKVKAGFYILLTAYDDLYADDFMLPTGNLRESRSGAERANIVVVTKCPKVLSEEKQAEIRLKLKLSCSQQLFFTFIDYDQEIYSSTGKIAVSEIKSESKLLLAGIAKPKPFYDYLKNENDECLTFPDHHHFSDTDLETILTKANGRKIITTEKDYVRLKDSKLISQLYYLPIKSTFINHQQNFDATILEYVK; translated from the coding sequence ATGAACTTACTCAGAAAAATACTTTTCCCTTTCGCCATTTTATATGGCTTCATTACTTCAGTCCGTAATTTTCTTTTTGATAAAGGCGTTTTAAAATCGACTTCATTTAATCTTTCTGTTATTGCTGTCGGAAATTTAAGCGTGGGAGGAACAGGTAAAACACCTCAAATTGAATATTTGATTCGATTATTATCTGATAAGTATAAAGTGGCCACTTTAAGTCGTGGTTATAAAAGAAAATCAGAAGGATTTGTTTTAGCTGATCAAAATTCGAATGCAGAAATTTTGGGAGACGAACCGTTTCAGTTTTATCAAAAATTTTCAAATGTAATGGTGGCCGTTGATGCAAATCGTACAAATGGAATTCAGCAATTACTTTCGCAGAACGAAAAACCAGACGTTATTTTACTTGATGACGCTTATCAGCATAGAAAAGTAAAAGCGGGTTTTTATATTCTTTTAACGGCTTATGATGATTTGTATGCAGACGATTTTATGCTCCCAACAGGAAATTTAAGAGAGAGCAGAAGTGGAGCAGAAAGAGCCAATATTGTTGTGGTTACCAAATGCCCAAAAGTTTTATCGGAAGAAAAACAAGCTGAAATTCGATTAAAGTTAAAACTAAGTTGTTCGCAGCAACTTTTCTTTACATTTATAGATTATGATCAAGAAATTTACAGTTCAACAGGAAAAATTGCTGTGAGCGAAATTAAATCAGAATCTAAATTACTTTTGGCAGGAATTGCAAAACCAAAGCCATTCTATGATTACTTAAAAAATGAGAATGACGAATGCTTAACTTTTCCAGATCATCATCATTTTTCTGATACCGATTTAGAAACGATTTTAACCAAAGCAAACGGAAGAAAAATAATTACAACCGAAAAAGATTATGTTCGCTTAAAAGATTCAAAGCTGATTTCGCAATTGTATTACCTGCCAATAAAAAGTACTTTCATCAATCACCAGCAAAATTTTGATGCGACAATTTTAGAATATGTAAAGTAA
- a CDS encoding Txe/YoeB family addiction module toxin, with protein sequence MGKYFVDFEEVARKDLKDHYKSGNKATIKKIEKILLELTEHPFTGEGQPEELKYNYKGYWSRKINKKDRLIYRVEEEIVTVIIVSAMGHYSDK encoded by the coding sequence ATGGGGAAGTATTTTGTAGACTTTGAAGAAGTTGCTCGTAAAGATTTAAAAGATCATTATAAATCAGGAAATAAAGCTACTATTAAAAAAATTGAAAAAATACTTTTGGAATTAACTGAACATCCTTTTACTGGAGAAGGACAGCCGGAAGAATTGAAATACAATTATAAAGGTTATTGGTCAAGAAAAATCAACAAAAAAGACAGATTGATTTATAGAGTTGAAGAAGAAATAGTAACTGTTATTATCGTTTCTGCAATGGGTCATTACTCTGATAAATAA
- a CDS encoding DUF2683 family protein, translated as MTTIKINERTKTGKAFMEMFEAFFKGLDGIEIVETDSYAQVNEEESIYSPEFIEKIKKAEDNIKKGKTTRLNPEDIWGSIL; from the coding sequence ATGACAACTATAAAAATTAACGAACGCACGAAGACTGGAAAAGCATTTATGGAAATGTTCGAAGCTTTTTTTAAAGGTCTTGATGGTATTGAAATTGTTGAAACAGATAGTTATGCACAGGTTAATGAGGAGGAAAGTATTTATAGTCCTGAATTTATCGAGAAAATTAAAAAAGCAGAAGACAACATTAAAAAAGGAAAAACAACAAGATTAAATCCTGAGGATATATGGGGAAGTATTTTGTAG
- a CDS encoding Nif3-like dinuclear metal center hexameric protein: protein MKIKNIISVLEEMAPLAYAEDFDNVGLLVGNSETECTGVLVCHDALENVIDEAISKNCNLVVCFHPILFSGIKKITGKNYVERAILKAIKNDIAIYAVHTALDNHSAGVNKIFCDALGLTNTKTLIPKNNFIQKLVTFTVPDNADKVRNALFEAGAGKIGNYDNCSFNTQGFFTFQGNEDSNPVIGEKGKLHTGEEIKIEVVFEKHLQSRILKALFSNHIYEEVAYELYDLQNQHQNIGLGMIGEFENEMDEKDFLHFVKDKMIADGIRHSAFLGKKIKKVAVLGGSGSFAIKNAIQAGADAFLTADLKYHQFYEAENKLLLADIGHFESERYTKNYIVDYLRKKILNFAIILSEENTNPVKYL from the coding sequence ATGAAAATCAAAAATATAATCTCAGTCCTCGAAGAAATGGCTCCTTTGGCTTATGCCGAAGATTTTGACAACGTTGGACTTTTAGTAGGAAATTCAGAAACCGAATGCACTGGTGTTTTAGTTTGCCATGATGCTTTAGAAAATGTAATTGACGAAGCCATATCTAAAAACTGTAATCTTGTTGTATGCTTCCACCCTATTTTATTTTCCGGAATTAAGAAAATTACAGGCAAAAATTATGTCGAACGAGCTATTTTAAAAGCCATTAAAAATGACATCGCTATTTATGCCGTTCATACTGCTTTAGACAATCATTCAGCTGGAGTAAATAAAATTTTCTGCGATGCTTTAGGCTTAACCAATACTAAAACATTAATTCCTAAAAATAATTTCATTCAAAAACTGGTCACTTTTACCGTTCCGGATAATGCAGATAAAGTTCGAAATGCTTTATTTGAAGCTGGTGCAGGGAAAATTGGAAATTATGACAACTGCAGTTTTAATACACAGGGATTTTTTACTTTTCAAGGAAACGAAGACAGCAATCCTGTAATTGGAGAAAAAGGAAAGCTTCATACTGGAGAAGAAATTAAAATCGAAGTTGTTTTTGAAAAACACCTTCAATCCAGAATTTTAAAAGCGCTTTTTTCGAACCATATTTATGAGGAAGTAGCTTATGAACTCTACGATTTACAAAACCAGCATCAAAATATTGGTTTAGGAATGATTGGTGAATTTGAAAATGAAATGGACGAAAAAGACTTTCTTCATTTTGTAAAAGATAAAATGATCGCTGACGGAATTCGCCATTCAGCTTTTTTAGGAAAAAAAATAAAAAAAGTAGCCGTACTTGGAGGTTCTGGAAGTTTTGCCATAAAAAATGCAATTCAGGCTGGAGCCGATGCTTTTTTGACGGCAGATTTGAAGTATCATCAGTTTTATGAAGCTGAAAACAAGTTACTTTTGGCCGATATTGGTCATTTTGAGAGTGAACGTTATACAAAAAATTATATTGTTGATTATCTTCGAAAAAAAATTCTTAATTTTGCAATCATTTTATCGGAAGAAAATACAAATCCAGTTAAGTACTTATAG
- a CDS encoding zinc ribbon domain-containing protein, with protein MTNTKELSVEDKLRAIYDLQLIDSRIDEIRNVRGELPLEVEDLEDEVAGLSTRSEKLKGELEVIEEQIKAKKIAIEEHKEVIKKYTKQQESVRNNREFNSLTKEVEFQELEIQLAEKQIKEMKASIEHKKEVISNLKEKLDAKSSHLKHKKSELDAIMAETQKEETFLTEKSAEFSAQIEDRLLAAYNRIRSSVRNGLAVVSIERGASAGSFFTIPPQTQVEIASRKKIITDEHSGRILVDTQLAEEEKEKMEQLFAKF; from the coding sequence ATGACGAATACGAAAGAATTAAGTGTTGAGGACAAGTTAAGAGCAATATACGATTTACAGCTTATTGACTCTAGAATTGACGAAATCAGAAACGTTAGAGGAGAACTTCCTTTAGAAGTTGAAGATTTAGAAGATGAAGTTGCAGGTTTGAGCACTCGTTCAGAAAAACTGAAAGGTGAACTTGAAGTGATTGAGGAGCAAATCAAAGCAAAGAAAATTGCTATTGAGGAGCATAAAGAAGTGATCAAAAAGTACACAAAACAACAAGAATCAGTACGTAACAACAGAGAATTTAATTCTTTGACAAAAGAAGTTGAATTTCAGGAATTAGAAATTCAATTGGCTGAAAAGCAAATCAAAGAAATGAAAGCTTCTATCGAGCACAAAAAAGAAGTTATTTCTAATTTAAAAGAAAAACTTGATGCTAAAAGCTCTCATTTAAAACATAAAAAATCTGAATTAGACGCTATTATGGCTGAAACTCAGAAAGAAGAAACTTTCTTAACTGAGAAATCTGCTGAATTTTCTGCGCAAATCGAAGACAGATTATTAGCTGCTTACAACAGAATCAGAAGCAGTGTTCGTAACGGATTAGCTGTAGTTTCTATCGAAAGAGGAGCATCTGCAGGATCTTTCTTTACAATTCCACCTCAAACTCAGGTTGAAATTGCTTCAAGAAAGAAAATCATCACTGATGAGCACTCTGGAAGAATCTTAGTTGATACACAATTAGCTGAAGAAGAAAAAGAAAAAATGGAACAATTGTTCGCAAAATTCTAA
- a CDS encoding alpha/beta fold hydrolase, with protein sequence MGIKKGIRFITLKSVGSYINFLSYVRPQRAMELSYALFSQPRIGRFKKEQLPKVLRHTETETFHHNEHHFQTYIWKGNETKILLVHGWESNSSRWKKTLPHLQKSGSTIIALDAPAHGQSSGKEFNVPLYAEFISKAVEKYQPEIIIGHSIGGAACVYHQYLFPNTSINKMVILGAPSDLKTLIDNYISMLSLNKRMLSLLESKFINRFNFKLEDFSGQKFASEFNVPGFIAHDISDKIVAFEEGKKIASNWKNSQFIETDGLGHGMHDDELYDKVIEFLFEDSEPLSR encoded by the coding sequence TTGGGAATTAAAAAAGGAATACGCTTCATCACGTTAAAATCAGTTGGTTCTTATATTAACTTTTTGAGTTACGTGCGTCCGCAAAGAGCTATGGAACTTTCTTATGCACTTTTTAGCCAGCCTCGAATTGGCCGATTCAAAAAAGAACAACTTCCAAAAGTCTTGCGACATACAGAAACAGAAACTTTTCATCATAATGAACACCATTTCCAAACTTATATTTGGAAAGGAAACGAAACCAAAATTCTTTTGGTTCATGGATGGGAAAGTAATTCTTCAAGATGGAAAAAAACTTTACCGCATCTGCAAAAATCAGGAAGTACGATAATTGCTCTTGACGCACCAGCTCATGGACAAAGCAGCGGTAAAGAATTTAATGTGCCGCTTTACGCTGAATTCATTAGTAAAGCGGTCGAAAAATATCAGCCTGAAATTATTATTGGACATTCTATTGGAGGCGCAGCCTGTGTTTATCATCAATATTTATTTCCGAATACCAGTATAAATAAAATGGTGATCCTTGGTGCTCCATCCGATTTAAAAACACTGATTGACAATTATATCTCAATGCTGAGTCTAAATAAAAGAATGCTTTCTCTTTTAGAAAGTAAATTCATAAATCGTTTCAACTTTAAACTGGAAGATTTTTCTGGGCAAAAGTTTGCCTCAGAGTTTAACGTTCCTGGCTTTATAGCACATGATATTTCAGATAAAATTGTAGCTTTTGAAGAAGGAAAAAAAATAGCCAGCAATTGGAAAAACAGTCAGTTTATTGAAACTGATGGGTTAGGCCACGGAATGCACGATGATGAATTATATGATAAAGTGATTGAGTTTCTTTTTGAAGATTCTGAGCCGCTAAGTCGCTAA
- a CDS encoding antibiotic biosynthesis monooxygenase family protein gives MIAVIFEVIPNEGKKDEYLDIAASLRPELNHIDGFISIERFQSLSDPEKILSLSFWKDEESIQQWRNLEMHRHAQAKGRNGIFKDYHLRIATVVRDYGMFERKETPEDSSQFHS, from the coding sequence ATGATCGCTGTAATTTTTGAAGTAATTCCTAACGAAGGCAAGAAAGACGAATATTTAGATATTGCAGCAAGTCTTCGTCCTGAACTGAACCACATTGATGGATTTATTTCCATTGAAAGATTTCAGAGCCTTAGTGATCCTGAAAAAATATTGTCTTTATCTTTTTGGAAAGATGAAGAAAGTATTCAGCAATGGAGAAATCTTGAAATGCATCGTCATGCGCAGGCTAAGGGAAGAAACGGAATTTTTAAAGATTATCATTTAAGGATTGCAACTGTAGTTCGCGATTATGGCATGTTTGAAAGAAAAGAAACTCCAGAAGACAGCTCTCAGTTTCATTCTTAA
- the rluF gene encoding 23S rRNA pseudouridine(2604) synthase RluF, protein MEENLKRLNKFISETGYCSRREADKLIEERRVTINGVVPEMGTKVSPDDEVRIDGKLIIEKNEKMIYLAFNKPVGIECTTNLEVKNNIVDYINYPKRIFPIGRLDKASEGLIFMTNDGDIVNKILRARNNHEKEYTVTVNKPITERFIQRMGNGVPILDTVTKKCKVEQISKYTFKIILTQGLNRQIRRMSEYLGYEVTALKRIRIINISLDVPVGRYRDLTDTEIKELNQLIEPSSKTEEASLPKVETSNRSSNGNSNRRTTYISKNDPRFKKRGEQ, encoded by the coding sequence ATGGAAGAAAATTTAAAACGTCTAAATAAATTTATAAGCGAAACGGGCTATTGTTCTCGCCGTGAAGCTGACAAATTGATTGAAGAAAGACGCGTGACAATAAATGGTGTTGTACCAGAAATGGGAACTAAAGTTTCGCCAGATGATGAAGTGCGAATAGACGGAAAGTTGATTATTGAAAAAAACGAAAAAATGATTTATCTGGCATTCAATAAACCTGTTGGAATTGAATGCACCACCAATCTTGAAGTCAAAAATAACATTGTAGATTATATCAATTATCCCAAACGAATTTTTCCAATTGGAAGATTGGATAAAGCTAGTGAGGGATTAATTTTCATGACGAATGATGGTGATATCGTAAACAAGATTTTACGGGCTAGAAATAACCACGAAAAAGAATATACCGTTACGGTAAACAAACCCATCACAGAACGTTTTATACAAAGAATGGGAAATGGAGTTCCGATTTTAGATACGGTTACCAAAAAATGTAAAGTAGAACAAATCAGTAAATATACCTTCAAGATTATTTTAACGCAGGGATTAAACCGCCAGATCAGAAGAATGTCTGAATATTTGGGTTACGAAGTTACAGCACTGAAACGTATCCGAATTATCAATATTTCTTTGGATGTCCCAGTTGGACGTTACCGTGATTTAACTGATACTGAAATAAAAGAATTAAACCAATTAATTGAACCTTCGAGCAAAACTGAAGAAGCAAGTCTGCCAAAAGTGGAGACTTCCAATAGAAGTTCAAATGGAAATTCAAACAGAAGAACAACTTATATTTCTAAAAACGATCCTAGATTTAAAAAAAGAGGAGAACAATAG